TCTATCCGCGGGCAGAACTGTGTCGATTTTATGCGCTCCTGGGAAGGGACCATTCAGTGGATCGCTCAGAGTCCATTCCGCCCCCGGCATAAACGCAAGAACTGGTTTGTCGGGGTTCAGCGAATATTCCCTCCAGAAGAAAAGGAACTTTCCAGTAAAGACTTCAAGTTTGAAAGCATGCGAGCCTCCGGGCCGGGTGGCCAACATGTCAATAAGGTGAACTCGGCCATCCGTGTTACGCATCTTCCCACCGGGTTGGCTACAGTGGCGCAGGAAGAGCGTTCACAGCATATGAATAAAAAGCTGGCCTTGAGTCGTCTGCTGGCCAAAATCCAGGAAGAACAGGATACTCGCGCACAGCAATCGCAGCAGGAACAGTGGGGAATGCATAATGATCTGGAGCGGGGGAACCCGGTTCGGATTTTTGAGGGGGAACGGTTTCGGGAGAGGAAAGGATCTTCGATTCTCTCTTGACCGCTGAAATCGAATCTTCCTTTCTTTGGTCCCGAAGAATCACCAGCCTAGGGTAACACCCAGGGCAAAGAATCACGTCTGCATTCCAGACCGAGAATCCACATCATGGCAAAATACTTCAACACCACCGGCCCCTGCTTTCCCCGCCTCCACTACATGCTGCCGCCCAAAGACCGCTTGGTCGGAGCCAGCCTGGACCGCTATATCCGGGACGAACTCTACTGGGTTCTGCACGCACCCAGGCAGACCGGCAAGACCACCTTTCTTCAATCCTGGATGCATGAGATCAACGCCGGAACCGAGGCCGTGGCCTGCTATGTCAGCCTTGAGAGCTGCCAGGAGGTGACTGATACGGAAAAGGCTATGCCTCTCATGGTGGATTCCATCAGGCAATGGGCTGATACCTTTAAGCTGCCCGTACCCGAATATCCTGAAAGGGTCGCGCCCGGTAGTTATGTGTCTGCTGTCCTCAGCAGCTGGGCGACACAGGTTGCTCCTCAAAAATTGATCGTCCTGTTCGACGAGGTAGATGTGGTCGCGGGTCCGGCCCTGGTCAGCTTCCTGCGTCAGTTACGAGGTGGATTTGCTGGCCGGGGCATGGGCGAGTTT
This sequence is a window from Candidatus Electrothrix rattekaaiensis. Protein-coding genes within it:
- the prfH gene encoding peptide chain release factor H, with the translated sequence MQITSGRGPEECCRAAFHLLRAFSEQAAKENIEVDYLEILHGDSPKTLRSALLSIRGQNCVDFMRSWEGTIQWIAQSPFRPRHKRKNWFVGVQRIFPPEEKELSSKDFKFESMRASGPGGQHVNKVNSAIRVTHLPTGLATVAQEERSQHMNKKLALSRLLAKIQEEQDTRAQQSQQEQWGMHNDLERGNPVRIFEGERFRERKGSSILS